A single Anopheles funestus chromosome 2RL, idAnoFuneDA-416_04, whole genome shotgun sequence DNA region contains:
- the LOC125762326 gene encoding protein JTB: protein MIENLSKKRMVFGISCLILLTIVVLIIESKWMKAGSRRQEFVIENNSTCWQRETYEVIKDCHPCTAFEIASKSQGVCVHTHNKEVLKCIGGEIVTRSCDRVAWLDERHYWSFQISLAIIGTLSAAISFLRQKTLNRRTILKIQRELGA from the exons ATGATAGAGAATCTATCGAAGAAACGTATGGTGTTTGGAATTAGCTGCCTTATTTT ACTAACCATAGTTGTACTGATCATCGAATCCAAATGGATGAAGGCAGGCTCTCGTCGGCAGGAGTTTgtgattgaaaataattccACCTGTTGGCAGCGCGAAACGTACGAGGTGATCAAGGATTGTCATCCGTGCACTGCATTTGAGATTGCGAGCAAATCCCAGGGTGTTTGTGTACATACCCACAACAAAGAAGTGCTGAAGTGCATTGGCGGAGAAATCGTTACCAGAAG TTGTGATCGAGTTGCGTGGCTGGATGAACGTCATTACTGGTCGTTCCAAATTTCATTAGCTATCATCGGTACGCTATCGGCAGCAATATCGTTTCTACGACAGAAAACGCTTAATCGACgaactattttaaaaatccAGCGTGAACTAGGCGCATAA
- the LOC125762296 gene encoding peroxisomal multifunctional enzyme type 2-like isoform X1: MVAPKEPAQKLRYDGRVVVVTGAGAGLGREYALLFGSRGAKVVVNDLGGNFHGQGKSNAADKVVEEIRAAGGVAVPDYNSVVDGDKIVQTALENFGRIDVLVNNAGILRDRSLARISDEDWNLIHDVHLKGSFLTTRAAWPVMKKQNYGRIIMTSSNSGVYGNFGQANYSAAKLGLVGLANTVAIEGAKNNIHCNVIVPTAASRMTEGILPEILFNELKPKLIAPVVAYLCHESCDDTGAIIESAAGWATKVYFVRGKGCVLRSAIDEDVSPEYVEKVWNRVTDMSEARRLNAIGEASLSLVGMLEKLRDGKNNENSVTETFRYGFKDVILYALGVGATVTDPTDLKFLYENNPDFSVLPTFFVLPGILAVMGSSLTASAITHTTFDLTNILHGEQYLELFEAPPTEGVLTTTSTVLDVVDKKSGALVITQSDSYDEQGTLIARNQSSTFVVGAGNFNGKTKAGPEVKPLVPNPKRSPDASVEVPTQRDQAAVYRLSGDLNPMHIDPSFSAIAGYKVPILHGLCTMGVSVKAVLKQFGGDDPALFRAAKVRFSKPVLPGQTLRVDMWKEPNNRVCFRTVVVETNAEVLSGAYVDFKQIVIKPNMTAAVDLQSDAVFAGIKDRVAENEAKAKAINAVFLYKITSGGKVAKEWVLDLKNAKVYEGSVQGGGKADTTMTIADGDMIELALGKLQPQTAFMKGKLKITGNIMLAQKLAPLLKTEAKL; encoded by the exons ATGGTTGCACCGAAGGAACCTGCACAAAAACTACGCTATGATGGACGCGTCGTCGTGGTGACCGGAGCAGGCGCTGGATTGGGTCGTGAGTACGCTCTTCTGTTCGGATCGCGCGGTGCAAAGGTCGTCGTGAACGACCTGGGCGGTAATTTCCATGGGCAGGGCAAATCGAACGCAGCGGACAAAGTGGTAGAAGAGATTCGGGCTGCCGGTGGTGTTGCCGTACCAGACTACAATTCGGTCGTCGATGGCGATAAGATCGTCCAGACGGCGCTCGAAAACTTTGGACGAATCGATGTGCTGGTGAACAATGCAGGCATATTGCGCGATCGCAGCCTGGCACGCATTTCCGACGAAGATTGGAATTTGATCCATGATGTGCATCTGAAGGGTAGCTTCCTGACGACGCGAGCGGCCTGGCCGGTgatgaagaagcaaaactatGGACGCATCATTATGACGTCGAGCAATTCGGGAGTTTATGGTAACTTTGGTCAAGCGAACTACAGTGCGGCCAAGCTgggtttggttggtttggCCAACACTGTAGCTATCGAGGGCGCAAAGAACAATATCCACTGCAACGTGATAGTGCCAACGGCGGCTTCCCGCATGACTGAGGGCATTTTACCGGAGATCCTGTTTAATGAGCTTA AACCTAAACTGATTGCTCCGGTAGTGGCCTACCTTTGCCACGAATCGTGCGATGATACGGGAGCGATCATCGAAAGTGCGGCCGGCTGGGCTACAAAGGTATACTTTGTGCGCGGCAAAGGATGCGTTTTGCGTAGCGCCATCGATGAAGACGTTTCACCCGAATACGTGGAAAAGGTGTGGAATCGTGTTACGGACATGTCCGAGGCCCGTCGCCTGAACGCAATCGGTGAGGCTAGTCTAAGCCTGGTGGGAATGCTGGAAAAGTTGCGCGATggcaaaaacaatgaaaactcTGTCACCGAAACGTTCCGGTACGGGTTTAAGGATGTCATTCTGTACGCACTCGGTGTCGGTGCGACCGTAACGGATCCAACCGATTTGAAGTTCCTGTACGAGAACAATCCGGACTTTAGTGTGTTGCCAACATTTTTCGTCCTGCCCGGGATACTGGCCGTGATGGGATCCAGCTTGACGGCTTCTGCTATCACACATACTACCTTTGACCTGACTAAT ATTCTTCATGGTGAGCAATACCTGGAACTGTTTGAAGCACCTCCAACGGAGGGCGTTTTAACGACCACTTCGACCGTGCTGGACGTAGTGGATAAAAAATCCGGTGCCCTAGTTATCACTCAGTCCGATTCGTACGACGAGCAGGGCACCCTGATTGCTCGTAATCAAAGCTCGACGTTCGTTGTCGGTGCGGGAAATTTCAACGGGAAAACGAAGGCCGGTCCCGAGGTGAAACCGCTGGTACCGAACCCGAAACGATCCCCGGACGCTTCCGTCGAGGTTCCGACACAGAGGGACCAGGCAGCCGTGTACAGGTTGTCGGGTGATTTGAATCCGATGCATATCGATCCAAGCTTTTCCGCAATCGCCGGATATAAGGTGCCGATTCTGCACGGACTCTGTACGATGGGCGTTTCGGTGAAGGCAGTGTTGAAGCAATTTGGCGGCGATGATCCTGCCCTGTTCCGGGCGGCCAAGGTACGCTTCTCCAAACCGGTGCTACCGGGTCAAACGCTGCGCGTCGACATGTGGAAGGAACCGAACAACCGAGTTTGTTTCCGCACGGTAGTGGTCGAGACGAATGCAGAGGTGCTTTCGG GTGCGTACGTGGACTTCAAGCAGATCGTCATCAAACCGAACATGACTGCCGCCGTTGACCTACAGAGCGATGCCGTTTTCGCCGGCATCAAGGACCGTGTGGCTGAGAATGAAGCCAAAGCGAAGGCAATCAATGCGGTGTTCCTGTACAAAATCACCAGCGGTGGCAAGGTGGCCAAGGAGTGGG TACTTGACCTAAAGAACGCGAAAGTCTACGAAGGATCGGTACAGGGCGGCGGCAAAGCCGATACGACCATGACGATAGCCGATGGGGATATGATCGAGCTGGCACTTGGCAAACTGCAGCCCCAGACTGCTTTCATGAAGGGCAAGCTGAAGATCACCGGTAACATTATGCTGGCGCAAAAGTTGGCTCCGTTGCTGAAGACGGAAGCGAAACTGTAA
- the LOC125762296 gene encoding peroxisomal multifunctional enzyme type 2-like isoform X2, producing the protein MTAAVDLQSDAVFAGIKDRVAENEAKAKAINAVFLYKITSGGKVAKEWVLDLKNAKVYEGSVQGGGKADTTMTIADGDMIELALGKLQPQTAFMKGKLKITGNIMLAQKLAPLLKTEAKL; encoded by the exons ATGACTGCCGCCGTTGACCTACAGAGCGATGCCGTTTTCGCCGGCATCAAGGACCGTGTGGCTGAGAATGAAGCCAAAGCGAAGGCAATCAATGCGGTGTTCCTGTACAAAATCACCAGCGGTGGCAAGGTGGCCAAGGAGTGGG TACTTGACCTAAAGAACGCGAAAGTCTACGAAGGATCGGTACAGGGCGGCGGCAAAGCCGATACGACCATGACGATAGCCGATGGGGATATGATCGAGCTGGCACTTGGCAAACTGCAGCCCCAGACTGCTTTCATGAAGGGCAAGCTGAAGATCACCGGTAACATTATGCTGGCGCAAAAGTTGGCTCCGTTGCTGAAGACGGAAGCGAAACTGTAA
- the LOC125762300 gene encoding glutathione S-transferase C-terminal domain-containing protein homolog: MMKLYLKYYQIAHEPVIDCPHQPSSLHYLDVPLESYIVLVLYRYLEIEQSNVVVHFVQCKATSNVLRVAFPSSKLHQSVFFTDDKPFPNDPALFCQLPSISVERIGTIVSGLCGVCRRLTKEHILASAGSKVLLGFKGNTLVAPADASLWTKFCEVDIIRCVEELLTFGAKDTLPIELGQFESHLLQPLKSHNIYKLINLVNNVRISSDEEHRKLEGVDQRFDFHANHKFAEGYEKTLADLILFICFDVIHRRLTKDFLRAKLPNISDWLKRVAKDDDGKLNRVCNEVMPTVTDDSALRPIPCSIMTAQQIIVPQEFSLYKSDTKKLNLKGDQILTTNQTEVLEILRKVSRIPTDIGSTVNDWQSNLFNWDTVPMDARPEGGKLPPARVLRKRHQLESLVNEVVQLANDGTKTIVDFCSGTGHLGILLAYLLPHCTVYLLENKEESQQRAMERVERLALRNVVFFQCNLDYFTARFDIGVSLHACGVATDIVLEKCFAQRAHFVSCPCCYGKLYNIEQVTYPRSTLFRESELLLKEYFCIAHCADQTHDLASDRTNVAKSLQGFYCMDVIDRDRALRAEELGYGVLRKRLKDETCTPKNRLLIGIYGG, from the coding sequence ATGATGAAGCTCTACCTCAAGTACTATCAAATAGCTCATGAGCCTGTAATTGACTGTCCTCACCAACCAAGTTCTCTACACTATCTAGATGTCCCCTTGGAAAGCTACATCGTATTAGTGTTATATCGCTATCTAGAAATTGAGCAATCGAACGTTGTGGTACATTTTGTGCAATGCAAAGCAACTTCAAACGTTTTACGTGTAGCATTTCCTAGTTCGAAACTGCATCAGTCAGTATTTTTCACTGACGACAAGCCGTTTCCGAACGATCCGGCTCTGTTTTGCCAGTTGCCCTCGATCTCCGTCGAGCGAATCGGTACGATCGTGTCCGGACTCTGCGGTGTATGTCGTCGTTTAACGAAGGAGCACATTTTGGCATCGGCAGGATCTAAAGTATTGCTAGGTTTTAAGGGAAATACGCTAGTAGCACCTGCGGATGCCTCCCTCTGGACAAAGTTTTGTGAAGTCGATATAATACGGTGCGTGGAAGAATTGCTAACATTCGGTGCAAAAGACACACTTCCGATTGAGCTGGGGCAGTTTGAAAGCCATCTACTGCAACCGTTGAAATCGCACAACATTTACAAACTGATCAATCTTGTCAACAATGTGCGGATATCCTCGGACGAAGAACATCGGAAGTTGGAAGGCGTTGATCAGCGGTTTGATTTCCACGCTAACCACAAGTTTGCGGAAGGATACGAGAAAACACTAGCCGACCTAATACTGTTTATATGTTTCGACGTGATTCATCGCCGACTAACGAAGGATTTTTTGCGCGCAAAGTTGCCTAACATAAGCGATTGGCTGAAGCGCGTTGCCAAAGACGACGATGGTAAACTGAATCGAGTGTGCAACGAAGTGATGCCTACTGTGACTGATGATTCCGCACTACGTCCGATACCTTGCTCAATAATGACTGCACAGCAGATTATCGTTCCGCAGGAATTTAGTCTGTACAAATCGGACACAAAAAAGCTAAATCTAAAGGGAGATCAAATATTAACGACAAACCAAACCGAGGTGCTAGAGATTCTTCGTAAAGTAAGTCGTATTCCTACCGACATTGGCAGCACGGTAAACGATTGGCAGTCAAATCTATTCAACTGGGACACGGTGCCGATGGATGCCAGACCAGAAGGAGGAAAGCTGCCACCCGCTCGCGTACTCCGAAAGCGCCATCAGTTGGAAAGTTTAGTGAATGAAGTAGTGCAGCTGGCCAACGATGGGACAAAAACTATTGTAGACTTTTGCTCCGGAACCGGACACCTCGGTATACTGCTTGCGTACCTTTTGCCGCACTGCACGGTTTATTTGTtagaaaacaaagaagaatCACAACAACGTGCAATGGAACGCGTAGAGCGGCTTGCCCTGCgcaatgttgtgttttttcagTGCAACTTGGATTACTTTACGGCTCGCTTTGATATCGGCGTATCGTTGCATGCTTGTGGCGTGGCAACTGACATCGTGCTGGAGAAATGCTTCGCACAGCGAGCACACTTTGTTAGCTGTCCCTGCTGTTACGGGAAGCTGTACAATATCGAACAGGTGACCTACCCAAGAAGCACTCTTTTCCGTGAGTCCGAGTTGCTGTTGAAAGAATACTTTTGCATTGCGCACTGTGCCGACCAAACACATGATCTGGCAAGTGATAGGACGAATGTGGCGAAATCTCTCCAGGGGTTTTACTGCATGGATGTGATCGATCGTGACCGAGCACTGCGTGCCGAAGAGCTTGGATATGGTGTACTGCGAAAGCGTCTGAAGGATGAAACCTGCACACCGAAGAACCGGCTGTTGATTGGCATCTATGGCGGGTGA